Genomic window (Eriocheir sinensis breed Jianghai 21 chromosome 57, ASM2467909v1, whole genome shotgun sequence):
GTGAGGTAGATTGAGGTGACAGGGATGGAGGTacagtgaggtgaggtgagatgactTGAAGTGACATGAGGGTTGAAGTGATATAAGGTAATTTGAGGTGAGATATCGTGAGGTAGATTGAGGTGACAGGTATGGAGGTAGAGTGAAGTGAGGTGACTTGAAGTGACATGAGAGTTGAAGTGATATAAGGTAATTTGAGGTGAGATATGGTGAGGTAGAATGAGGTGACAGGTATAGAGGTAGAGTGAAGTGAGGTGACTTGAAGTGACATGAGAGTTGAAGTGATAATAGGTCTTGTGAGGTTAGATATAGTGAGGTAGATTGAGGTGACAGGTATGGAGGTAGAGTGAGGTGAGGatgggagaggtgaggtgaggtgacttGAAGTGACATGAGAGTTGAAGTGATATAAGGTCATGTGAGGTGAAATAGGGTGAGGTAGATTGAGGTGACAGGTATAGAGGTAGAGTGAGGTGAGGTGACTTGAAGTGACATGAGAGTTGAAGTGATATAAGGTAATGTGAGGTGAGATATGGTGCGAAGAGGTATAATGAGGTGACAGGTACAGAGGTAGAGTGAGGTGAGGTGACTTGAAGTGACATGAGAGTTGAAGTGATATAAGGCAATGTGAGGTGAGATATGGTGCGAAGAGGTATAATGAGGTGACAGGTACAGAGGTAGAGTGAGGTGAGGTGACTTGAAGTGACATGACAGTTGAAGTGATATATGGTGAGAAAAGACAGAATGAGATGACATGTATGGAGGTGAAGTAAGGTGAGATATGAGATGAGATGAACTGATGAAGTGAAGTAACATGAGGCACAGATGTCATGTCAGTGATACGAGAAGACATGATATGACATGATATAGGAAAAGCGattagcagactttttttttaagcctttgtcttgagttgcctttgagctgtttctttagctataaaaaaataattaaaatgaggtgacatatttatttatttatttattttttacagcagaggactcACTTCAAGGGCATCAAAAAGGGTtacaaatgtggaaaaaaaaatcccgctactctgCCCCAATAAAGAGtttgaggagtggccgaaagttaggtcaatttcgggaggagacgtgACCTGTTACCCTGATATGAGGTGACATGAGGTAATACTGGGTGACATGAAATAAGGtggggtgaggttaggtgaagTGACATGAGGTTAGCTGTGGTTTGAGGTGAGCTTTGTCATAATGTTTGGAATTTTTTGTTGAATTGCAAGCTTGTATAtgtaagaatctctctctctctctctctttccttaattcctctttttagtttaattctctctctctctctctctctctcatcgctatcctccctttctctctttcattaattttttcttcttttttctctctcattcttaaatCACTatcgttcccttctctctctctctctctctctctctctctctctctctctctctctcacctgggcatGGGTATAACAACAGGCTCCTcaatcttcacttcctcttccttcttcccttcctcctcttccttcttctcttcctcctccttaccctcactgtccgtcctctcctcttccctaagCACCGAGGTTGTGGGGTTTTCcgagacacccacacccaccacacccggCCCCGcatttgggtgtgggtgtgacctctccaccatctcctccaccacaTTCAACTCCGCTATCGGAACGCACGTGAACACCCCATTGGTAGGGTCGCTGTGGTGCCGTCGGTGAGTCTGCGTGACCTCCGATGACCCAACATGACCCAGCTTCGACCCCTGACCTGGCGCCGTGCTGTCCTCCTTCAGGTCGGTCAGTGTGGGGTATATCGTCCGGTCGGCTTCCAGTTTTGTGAGGTCAGAGGCGGATTCGCGACCCACGTTTCTCGACCTGACCCTTCGCCTGGTGTCCATAGGGTGCGGGAGACAGGTCACGAGGTCACCCTTCACCCTGGATAAGCCCTCGAGTTTTGTGTTATTCTGTGTGCGTTTCTGCGTTTGTGtgcgtctctgtgtgtgtatgtgtgagtccGATTGTGAGTGCGTTGGTATGAATTGATTTttatgtgtgcgtatgtgcgtttctggctgtgtgtgcgtgtgtgtcgggGGTTGTGtgcgtctctgtgtgtgtatgtgtgagtctgATTGTGAGTGCATTGGTAAGATTTGATTTttatgtgtgcgtatgtgcgtttCCGACTGCGTGTGTGTCGGGGGTTGTGTGCGTctttgagtgtgtatgtgtgagtcggactgtgcgtgtgagtgtgcatCAGCCAGAGCTTGTGTGCGGCTGTGTAGGTCCCGTATGTGCGTTTCCGAGTGTGCGTGTGCGGGTGGAGTGctctggtggaggaggagcaccCCCCCGCCCTCCTCCACTTCCGGGTGAATGTCCTTCGCCGGCACAGTCACCCGCGTGGGGCAGACCCGCCTCAGACCAGCTGACTCGGGTGCCGGGGCAACACACACcggcccctccctctcccccttccccgaTATACTCCTTCTAGTCCTTGGCGGGGGAATGGGAgcctggggggagggggcagagggCGTTGGGGTCTGTGGGGGGGTCTGGGTGGCTTGGGCTGGGTCTGGGTCTCTTAACGGCGACCCACGGAAGAGTTTGTGAACCTTTTCCGCGATAATTCCCGGCTCGAGTATCACCGGGCCAAAGGTCTCCCGGTGGTCATCCAGGTGGTGCAAGGCGGGGTACAGGCtcctgggggtgggggtgggggcgggggcaCCTGCGGGAGGGCCTGGGGTGAGGTACATGCCCCCCCCTCtcatcatgtcctcctcctcctcatcctcaccgcCCGCCAGAGCTGCTAAATCACTTGAAGTTTTACAGGTTTTCAATGTTCTGGCGGGGCGTTCCGGGGGAGCCTCCAGGGGCGCAGGGGGCACGTCCGGGGGTCTAGGGGGGGCCTCCACactggggtagggggaggggggccgGCCACCCTCCCCAGCACCGTGGATCACAATCTCCTCACCATCGTTCAACATCCATCGCTTTTCCACGACTCCACCTTGGTCTGGGGCTTGTCGGGGCTGCTCCTCCGCCCCGTCCGACATGCCCCGGGGTTCCTGCGTCCGCGCCCCGCCCCGAGTGGCCCTCCTGCTGTGCCGTAAGCTTGCCTCGCGCTGCAGTGTCCCCGGGGCCTCCTCCACGATGGTGACGATGGAGGCGGCTGAGGAGCACTGGGAGGACCCGGCCTGGAGGTGGCGGGGCACGGCCGGGGCCACGTCGGGGCCACCCACGGGACATTCCACCTGCTGCTCCACCACCTGTatgggaggaggtgtggaggtgagggaggtggggatggggggagggagttCTTATTTCAATGTTTGTGTTTTATTtgacttaagaggaggaggacgagaaggaggaggaaacataggagaggaagaaaacaagaagaataaaaaagaaaacaaagaagaggaggaggaggaggaggaggaggaaacaaaggaagaggaagaaaacaagaagaaaaagaagaaaacgaagaggaggaggaggaggataaagaagaagaagatgaggataaagaggaggaggaaatgaagaatacagaagaaacaaagaaagaagaagatggggataaagaggaggaggaggaggaggaggaggaggaggaggaggaatacataggaagaacagacaccagaagataAGTCGgtctatggaggaggaggaggaggaggaggaggaggagaaagaagaagagagtaggagatgatgaaagaaggaaattgaaagagaggaacaaatagaaagaaggaaattgaaaagCTGAAAGgggaaactaagagagagagagagagagagaaatacagaaaaaacacaaaagatgaaaaaaacaaacaaaaacaacaatccTCTTCCTCTCAGCCCTTACCTGTGAGCACCTGATGACATAGGAGAGTATGGTGAGGAGGTGCtggaggagggaggtgtcggagccCAGCAGGACGGTGCGAGCGGCGCGGGGCGGATAGCCGACCGCCCCGCTCAGCTCACAAAGTTGGGCCCACACCGCGCTGTATGGGTGTGACTCACTCAGCCGCTCAGCCTAAGGGGGGGAGGtgcgggtgagtgggtgagtgggtgatgggtgggaagtgatggggagggaggggagggggggttacctcaaaggatacagctcaagggcatcaaaataaataaataaataaataaataaaattaaaggaTGTTACTCGATActccataacttttttttttatatagtaatggatgaaaaaatgtatatgtaaatGTTTAGTAAAGTATTGTTCCTATGAATGTGATAGTATGctaaataactactactactattactactactactactactactactgctaataataataataataataataataataataataatattgccgATTAAAATGCCGGATACGAAATGCACAAAAACGAGACTTCCAAATTTACATAAACAAACTCGTAGAGAAAAAGAACTTGAACAAAAAGacatatcatcaacatcatcagtttcgcttcacacacacacacacacacacacacacacacacacacacacacacacacaaagaaaaacagacatgaaccaacacatacacacacacacacacacaagcactcaccCACGACGGCTGCGCAGGGGTGAAGGGCGGGCGGTGGGCAAGGGCGGTGGGTGAGGCGGGGGGCGAGGAGGGCACCGGGGGGTCATGGGGGGCCACCGTGGACACCCAGCCCAGGTGATGTGTCAGTACAGCCGTCAGGAGCTTGCTGACGAAACTGGAAGATTGG
Coding sequences:
- the LOC126984571 gene encoding uncharacterized protein LOC126984571, whose protein sequence is MELWNKLFTNRRKNETNKLHKPGPGRNGSVVRQGAAPISLQKDGVRVLLFRECDTRGRKLLYDSKTVVQVPLGDAAPHAAPPAPKTLFKGSWGGAGGPSAQQHAQTKSPASARAQQKSETSYAEVSDGYGYQYQQKEGDTKAFAELVFGSVDLAYRGSCSKLHLLQDPPPRVLLSRTAPAPPSHLPRHNASSDQGIEDGSFSSSISSLGDASTQEVPWGVGGAHTLAMGVPGGLGSSISEGDSGFVGPPSPYSSTCGSFLSPPSLVSTPLGTPSSRQGSGNSLKNSGSLNSLQRRFLRNVNTSLEALGAGQDEAGGRAPSPGHPAQRRATKLGVAVIIQLQGQQQHQQQRERVEEWLFLHLGVIESCVNKLQSALHSAYLHRQTFVSSTHAAVAKLQQDLVDLVSGPRLCRPVWLGLLGQSGAAVAAAAERHALCTSFVDTLAAVLGTFDTKQTNFFVSKLLTAVLTHHLGWVSTVAPHDPPVPSSPPASPTALAHRPPFTPAQPSWAERLSESHPYSAVWAQLCELSGAVGYPPRAARTVLLGSDTSLLQHLLTILSYVIRCSQVVEQQVECPVGGPDVAPAVPRHLQAGSSQCSSAASIVTIVEEAPGTLQREASLRHSRRATRGGARTQEPRGMSDGAEEQPRQAPDQGGVVEKRWMLNDGEEIVIHGAGEGGRPPSPYPSVEAPPRPPDVPPAPLEAPPERPARTLKTCKTSSDLAALAGGEDEEEEDMMRGGGMYLTPGPPAGAPAPTPTPRSLYPALHHLDDHRETFGPVILEPGIIAEKVHKLFRGSPLRDPDPAQATQTPPQTPTPSAPSPQAPIPPPRTRRSISGKGEREGPVCVAPAPESAGLRRVCPTRVTVPAKDIHPEVEEGGGVLLLHQSTPPAHAHSETHIRDLHSRTQALADAHSHAQSDSHIHTQRRTQPPTHTQSETHIRTHKNQILPMHSQSDSHIHTQRRTQPPTHTHTQPETHIRTHKNQFIPTHSQSDSHIHTQRRTQTQKRTQNNTKLEGLSRVKGDLVTCLPHPMDTRRRVRSRNVGRESASDLTKLEADRTIYPTLTDLKEDSTAPGQGSKLGHVGSSEVTQTHRRHHSDPTNGVFTCVPIAELNVVEEMVERSHPHPNAGPGVVGVGVSENPTTSVLREEERTDSEGKEEEEKKEEEEGKKEEEVKIEEPVVIPMPRCVCIPTTSNNTSSTFTTTANGLVGSLLGGVLDHYASPFVLHATTQTQRWEDALRQDLSSAAHHSPLDPQLAEAVAVVADADSWEVQVVSSHSYVVGGGGGGCGGGLVGLRVDASPLVSSITDSVLDLTRLGTSPLFIVQHLEERLSELYLKSQLLAQYLLGGAVGGATGATSAPYHLPELTRALGLDLNDLPLLLAVASTHTPALTHMFGLCVR